The DNA region TGGAaatctatcatttaaaaaaagtcaTTGAAAGTCATTAAATCTTTACATTGAATACACCCCACTAAAAACTTAAACAATTTATTGAATTATAGAGTGTAAATTGGTAATAATACCGTTAAATCGGTGAGGATAACTGATAAATCAGAGTTCCTCATCTTGGCAGCAAGTGAAAGGCATGCGACAACCAGAATGTGTGAAATCCATGGCCTTTTCTCCTGATTCACGTCAGTTCCCAATACAAGTTAATCACAAAAAATCGATTATCTCAGTAATGAAAATACATGAATCCTCGAAACAAAATTTACCAGATTCTCGTGTTTCGATACGAAGCGATCGATGTAATTGACAGCTAGGTATACTAGCAACGGGTCTAAATTATAGGAGAACTTCGCCTGCGGAAACAACACCACCAACAAAATGAATCAAACTTCACcaacaaatgaaatgaaatcaaATTTCCAATTGCTAAAACTTACGTGGGAGATGAGAGCGAGAGCACGGTGGCGAACTGTAAATCTTAATTCGGAGGATGGGAAGGAGATTAGACCGGGCATGTGTTCGGACTCGTTGGCGAAGAGTGACGTAACGCCGTCGTATTGCTGGATTGTCAATGGATTCTGAAGATCCAGttccatttttatattttcaagagaAAAATCCTTTTGGGCGAATTTTTAGTGTGTGTGGAAGTACAACTGTCTGAAACGTTCAATTAAGCATAAAATGAGgttccaatatatatatatatatatatatatatatgtNTTCAATAGAGAAActaaaagaaatatatttttatcatcatatttatacttttttgtctaacaaattttttatttttggatatcattatattaaatttttttttgttcttggtACATTACTTTTTGATATTTGACTATTTTGATCTATTTTCTCTCGTAATGATTAATTTTCGATGGAAAAAACTTATTAGAATTGGATATTAAATTGCATCCTAGTGAAAGTGTATATGAAGTAAATCGAGAAATCATCAACGTTTTAATCACATTAGCTTTAGTCACCACCTAGTCAGTCTTTTTCCAACTAAAATTGATTACTCCAGAAGAAAATGGACCAAAATAGCAGAATATGAAAAAATAGTTTACCGAGAaccaaaattgaaaaattaatgGACTGAAACCCAAACATTATAAAATTACTggacaaaaaattattaaaccTTTGCAATATATGTATTTTAGGTATATTTGGAAATAATATTTGTTGTAACTAGGAAAACCATCATACATAGCTCtgagatattatatgatttaaaatattttgattacaTCATTATCATCAATTATACGATAAATCATGTCATGCAAAATTAACAATCATATGGTAtgttaagaaattaaatattgaGATGAATAGATAAGTTTATGCTACACCGGGAGTAGACCAATGTATTTGTATAAGATGATCGACCGATCATATtactgtaaaataaaaaatattgataaacttcagattttttttgttttcaaattagATGATATGTCGATAATCttatacaaaaacaaaaa from Primulina huaijiensis isolate GDHJ02 unplaced genomic scaffold, ASM1229523v2 scaffold37285, whole genome shotgun sequence includes:
- the LOC140968614 gene encoding putative cyclin-D6-1, with the protein product MELDLQNPLTIQQYDGVTSLFANESEHMPGLISFPSSELRFTVRHRALALISHAKFSYNLDPLLVYLAVNYIDRFVSKHENLEKRPWISHILVVACLSLAAKMRNSDLSVILTDLTVLLPIYTL